From a single Capsicum annuum cultivar UCD-10X-F1 chromosome 12, UCD10Xv1.1, whole genome shotgun sequence genomic region:
- the LOC107850516 gene encoding late blight resistance protein R1-A-like (The sequence of the model RefSeq protein was modified relative to this genomic sequence to represent the inferred CDS: added 101 bases not found in genome assembly) → MSWERLQQIFDVITSPKILIDEVQLFTLERGFHDIFISLQSFTDEPDMLDVTQKIQILFQDAAFYFYELYLNEYVDLYASEVQNKILLAKREIRAKYSFPKMSLLPLPAKFVRGIIPCVLENIGGIMKIHDPCSPLYVPETVVERIEDVSNELKLQQNFVSFVSERVVEPQSQHHVNFFTHVLAVSGHASTLLWLNLPDLAPEEINVMLSDLLRMKIKPIQRCIREIYIDVLRSLKSTRQSGCCNNILSEDALDSESSFLETILHNLVEVPTNSNSSQRVALKDHLESLQKMLKLLRANIFLVPIKDLEFILGDIEIVVIDAGLLVYSLHENGEEKEDKALGELNLKKVVDFSGNIQRLSIEIYLTIRKAFQSNLPRIRGLGYVDCILNNLKEVQTRHSDSLSSVMDKLQLIQKEFDSLQPFVEDVAEQQHNVLPEIQHCATQLIGKAHEVEYIVDAFIGKEAPVWCLELWLLHIVEELTLIRAEVAEIREKKMDLDALNTVPAHTSNLARSPMMNEEIVGFEDVIEKLRDQLTKGTKGRDVISIVGMPGLGKTTLAYRLYSDRLVASHFDIRAQCCVSQVYSRKDLLMAILRDAISVNFECSGKQPDELADQLRKTLLPKRYLILVDDMWETRVWDDLIGCFQDANNGSRIILTTRNIEIANYTRFRSDPLQLRMFNEDESWELLRKKLFCEESFSPLLSKIGKEVAKKCEHLPLSVVLVAGILAEMEKKEECWEQFANNLGPHIHKDSRAIIEQSYQILPYHLRSCFLYFGRFLEDSVIPVSKLTRLWISEGFVRSCKGKSLEDIAEGYLENLIGRNLVMGTKWNCRGKIKACRVHDLLHDFCKERAKEEMRLLWQKWDENANPSSRFSSDVQLAHRMCIYGEGNRAGNWSSCLSHVVSIILLNYGLDTHIFHGFKFLKVLDLELTYILSFPTDLVYLRYFAAQTPGLSISSFIENRWLLETLKLRNDRKKISLPITFLKMAKLRHLHISNFSFTRGFAEKITENTEELHYLKTLCTPSFSCAQEAESILRKTPNLRELRCAVECVDNFQYYVLNFPAQLETLKIRLCYTPDTKTSPFCISAPNLRNLTLKDFLLHPQHLPKIASLQNLQVLKLKGIRFDKDWEVSDDEFPELKVLKLQQIDHLREWIVADDAFPKLECLVLRKCHCLKEIPSWFAEISSLKSITVVDCQKSVEESARDIWNTQVEEYQNSAFEVFISDRKPKQFWFR, encoded by the exons TATTTTCATCAGCTTGCAGAGCTTCACAGATGAACCTGACATGCTAGATGTCACTCAGAAAATCCAAATTCTGTTTCAAGATGCTGCGTTTTACTTTTATGAACTGTACCTAAATGAGTACGTGGATCTCTATGCCTCTGAGGTGCAAAACAAGATTTTGTTGGCTAAGAGGGAAATTAGAGCCAAATACTCCTTTCCTAAAATGTCATTATTACCACTTCCAGCCAAGTTTGTTAGGGGTATAATCCCTTGTGTGCTAGAGAATATTGGTGGTATAATGAAGATCCATGATCCATGTTCACCTCTATATGTTCCCGAAACAGTAGTTGAACGTATAGAAGATGTTTCAAATGAATTGAAATTGCAGCAAAATTTCGTCTCCTTTGTTTCCGAGAGGGTCGTAGAGCCTCAGAGCCAACATCATGTTAATTTCTTCACTCATGTTTTAGCTGTGTCAGGCCACGCATCAACGCTTCTCTGGTTGAATCTACCAGACTTGGCTCCGGAGGAAATAAATGTTATGCTTTCTGATTTGTTGAGAATGAAAATTAAGCCCATTCAGCGATGCATCCGTGAGATCTATATCGATGTCTTGCGATCTTTAAAGTCAACAAGACAATCTGGATGTTGTAACAACATCCTAAGTGAGGATGCACTTGACAGTGAGAGCAGCTTTTTGGAGACCATCCTCCACAACTTGGTGGAGGTACCAACTAATAGTAACTCTAGTCAGAGAGTTGCTTTGAAGGATCACTTGGAGAGCCTTCAAAAGATGCTCAAACTTTTGAGAGCCAATATCTTCCTTGTGCCGATAAAAGATCTAGAATTTATTCTGGGAGATATTGAGATTGTGGTTATTGATGCCGGACTTCTGGTTTACTCGTTACATGAAAACGGGGAGGAGAAGGAAGACAAGGCACTGGGAGAACTGAACCtaaaaaaagttgttgattttTCGGGCAACATTCAACGTCTAAGCATAGAGATCTACCTCACCATTCGGAAGGCGTTTCAATCAAATTTGCCGAGGATTCGTGGACTAGGCTATGTTGATTGCATTTTGAACAACCTGAAGGAGGTCCAAACCCGCCACTCAGATTCACTATCTTCTGTCATGGACAAACTTCAATTAATTCAGAAGGAATTTGACAGCTTGCAGCCTTTTGTAGAGGATGTTGCAGAACAGCAACACAATGTCCTCCCCGAAATTCAACACTGTGCTACACAATTGATTGGCAAAGCACATGAGGTAGAATACATAGTTGATGCTTTTATAGGCAAAGAAGCTCCTGTCTGGTGCCTCGAGCTTTGGCTCTTGCATATCGTGGAGGAGCTTACTCTTATCCGAGCAGAGGTAGCAGAGATTCGAGAAAAGAAAATGGATTTGGATGCATTGAACACTGTCCCAGCTCATACATCAAATTTGGCAAGGTCCCCAATGATGAATGAAGAAATTGTTGGTTTTGAGGATGTCATAGAAAAGTTAAGGGACCAACTAACAAAAGGAACCAAAGGGCGAGATGTCATCTCAATTGTCGGTATGCCAGGTCTAGGCAAGACGACTTTGGCCTACAGACTCTACTCTGACAGGTTAGTTGCTTCTCACTTTGACATTCGTGCACAGTGTTGTGTGTCTCAAGTATATTCACGTAAGGACTTGTTAATGGCGATTCTACGTGATGCTATCAGTGTGAACTTTGAGTGTAGCGGAAAACAACCTGATGAATTAGCTGATCAGCTTCGTAAAACTTTACTTCCCAAAAGATATCTGATTCTTGTTGATGATATGTGGGAAACTAGAGTGTGGGATGATCTAATAGGTTGTTTCCAAGATGCCAATAATGGAAGTAGAATCATTCTAACAACCCGAAATATTGAAATAGCCAATTACACTAGATTTCGAAGTGATCCCCTTCAACTTCGTATGTTCAACGAGGATGAAAGTTGGGAGTTACTCCGAAAAAAGTTGTTTTGTGAAGAAAGTTTCTCCCCTCTCCTAAGTAAAATTGGGAAAGAAGTAGCCAAAAAGTGCGAACACCTGCctctttcagttgttttggttgCTGGTATTCTGGCTGAGatggagaagaaagaagaatgttGGGAACAATTTGCCAACAATTTAGGTCCCCACATTCACAAAGACTCGAGGGCCATTATAGAACAAAGTTATCAGATTTTACCCTATCATCTCAGGTCCTGCTTTCTTTACTTTGGAAGATTTTTAGAGGATAGTGTGATTCCTGTTTCAAAGTTAACACGGCTGTGGATCTCCGAGGGATTTGTAAGAAGTTGTAAAGGCAAGAGCTTGGAGGATATTGCAGAAGGCTATTTGGAGAATCTGATCGGAAGAAATCTAGTGATGGGAACTAAGTGGAATTGTCGAGGTAAGATCAAAGCATGTCGCGTTCATGACTTATTGCATGATTTCTGCAAGGAGAGAGCAAAGGAAGAGATGCGTCTCCTATGGCAAAAATG GGATGAAAATGCCAATCCTTCTTCACGCTTCTCTAGTGACGTGCAACTAGCTCATCGGATGTGCATTTATGGTGAAGGGAATCGTGCTGGAAATTGGAGCTCGTGCTTGTCACATGTTGTCTCTATAATTTTGCTAAACTATGGCCTCGACACACACATTTTCCACGGCTTCAAGTTTCTGAAGGTGTTGGATTTGGAGCTCACTTATATTCTTTCTTTCCCAACTGATCTAGTTTACTTGAGATATTTTGCTGCACAAACTCCGGGATTGTCGATTTCATCATTCATAGAGAATCGTTGGCTCCTTGAAACTCTGAAATTACGCAATGATCGAAAAAAAATATCACTACCCATTACATTCTTGAAGATGGCTAAATTGAGACATCTGCATATTTCCAATTTTAGCTTCACCAGAGGATTTGCAGAAAAAATAACTGAGAACACCGAAGAACTTCATTATCTGAAAACTCTTTGCACTCCATCTTTTTCTTGTGCCCAAGAAGCGGAATCCATATTGAGAAAAACACCTAATCTTCGGGAACTGAGATGCGCAGTCGAATGTGTTGACAACTTTCAGTACTATGTATTGAATTTTCCAGCACAGCTTGAAACACTGAAGATTCGTCTTTGTTACACACCTGACACTAAAACAAGCCCCTTTTGCATCTCCGCGCCAAATCTAAGAAACTTGACACTGAAGGACTTTCTCCTGCATCCTCAGCACTTACCAAAAATTGCTTCGCTTCAGAACCTTCAAGTGCTCAAACTGAAAGGCATTCGCTTTGATAAGGACTGGGAAGTGAGCGATGACGAGTTCCCTGAACTCAAAGTCTTGAAACTACAACAGATAGATCACTTACGGGAATGGATTGTTGCTGATGATGCCTTTCCTAAGCTTGAATGTTTGGTTTTGCGCAAATGCCACTG